One segment of Agromyces albus DNA contains the following:
- a CDS encoding extracellular solute-binding protein — protein sequence MKLPKKAVAIASALAMVGLLTSCIGGAPEAERATISEFPDKWDEEITIDVFDEVANYMGSQEGWFGDLVKKKFNMKLNFIAQNVAGGGDTLYNTRVSAGNLGDLIVISKGKKLDELVQGGLVLDNAPFYPAMENVEKFDTAVTHLNDGKDGVFAFPTMMSSIKPTEPDGGVDPTFGPYLRWDLYKQLGYPELNTLEDLLPVLKDMQDLEPTAPNGAKVYAISLFKDWDGNGMVTAGQPPAFYGYEGQGFAAAKPDGSDYQAMLDDDSEYLRALKFYHEANKLGLIDPESTTQNYDTMFSKFQNGQVLFSWWPWLGQSAYNTDANTQAGKGFQIAPLKDMNVLSFGAEIYGGAQTLAIGSKAKDPERIAAFIDWLYSPEGRYANDGKVMAAAGPKGLTWELDDSGQPALTEFGRKVFIEGDAEVPAEWGGGSFVDGGSQLNVSTVLPADIDKETGMPFSYRSWPTYQALVETPLSADWKAKMGGAPTTMDYLKDNDQLLVATGASYTTPTDSSEIQTLRKQVEPVIVQYSWKMVFAGSDAEFDQLKADMQAEAKGLGYDEVLEVDLERAKERNADREKVAEEFG from the coding sequence CAAGTGGGATGAGGAGATCACGATCGATGTCTTCGACGAGGTCGCGAATTACATGGGCAGTCAGGAGGGCTGGTTCGGCGACCTCGTGAAGAAGAAGTTCAACATGAAGCTGAACTTCATCGCCCAGAATGTCGCCGGCGGCGGCGACACGCTCTACAACACCCGCGTCTCGGCCGGCAATCTCGGTGACCTCATCGTCATCAGCAAGGGGAAGAAGCTCGACGAGCTCGTCCAAGGCGGCCTGGTGTTGGACAACGCGCCGTTCTACCCTGCGATGGAGAACGTCGAGAAGTTCGACACCGCGGTCACGCATCTCAACGACGGCAAGGACGGCGTCTTCGCCTTCCCGACGATGATGTCGTCGATCAAGCCCACCGAACCCGATGGGGGGGTCGACCCGACGTTCGGGCCGTATCTTCGCTGGGACCTCTACAAGCAGCTCGGCTACCCGGAGCTGAACACCCTCGAGGACCTCCTTCCGGTGTTGAAGGACATGCAGGACCTCGAGCCCACCGCCCCCAACGGCGCCAAGGTATATGCCATCTCCCTGTTCAAGGACTGGGACGGCAACGGGATGGTCACGGCGGGGCAGCCGCCCGCGTTCTACGGCTACGAGGGGCAGGGCTTCGCGGCAGCCAAGCCGGACGGCTCGGACTACCAGGCGATGCTCGATGACGACAGCGAGTACCTGCGCGCGCTGAAGTTCTACCACGAGGCCAACAAGCTCGGACTCATCGACCCCGAGTCGACGACGCAGAACTACGACACCATGTTCTCGAAGTTCCAGAACGGGCAGGTGCTGTTCTCCTGGTGGCCGTGGCTCGGACAGTCCGCGTACAACACCGATGCCAACACCCAGGCCGGCAAGGGCTTCCAGATCGCCCCGCTCAAGGATATGAACGTGCTGTCTTTCGGTGCCGAGATATACGGCGGAGCGCAGACTTTGGCGATCGGCTCGAAGGCGAAGGACCCCGAGCGGATCGCCGCGTTCATCGATTGGCTGTACTCGCCGGAGGGGCGCTACGCCAACGACGGTAAGGTCATGGCGGCCGCAGGTCCGAAGGGTCTCACCTGGGAGCTGGATGACTCCGGCCAGCCCGCGCTGACCGAGTTCGGCAGGAAGGTCTTCATCGAGGGCGATGCCGAGGTTCCGGCCGAGTGGGGCGGTGGCAGCTTCGTCGACGGGGGATCTCAGCTGAACGTGTCGACTGTGCTCCCGGCCGACATCGACAAGGAGACCGGCATGCCCTTCAGCTACAGGAGCTGGCCGACGTATCAGGCGCTCGTGGAGACGCCGCTCTCGGCGGACTGGAAGGCCAAGATGGGCGGGGCGCCGACCACGATGGACTACCTGAAGGACAACGACCAGCTGCTCGTCGCGACCGGCGCCAGCTACACCACGCCGACGGACTCCTCGGAGATCCAGACCCTGCGCAAGCAGGTCGAGCCGGTGATCGTCCAGTACTCGTGGAAGATGGTGTTCGCCGGCAGCGACGCCGAATTCGACCAGCTGAAGGCCGACATGCAGGCAGAGGCCAAGGGGCTGGGGTACGACGAGGTCCTCGAGGTCGACCTGGAGCGCGCCAAGGAGCGCAACGCGGACCGCGAGAAGGTCGCTGAAGAATTCGGCTGA